One genomic window of Candidatus Nanohalobium constans includes the following:
- a CDS encoding DEAD/DEAH box helicase, with protein sequence MNFKELGISRPVKENLEANDITEPTEVQQKAIPKVKEGKDLMVESETGSGKTLAFSLPLIEKIDGDHTQALILSPTRELAKQISAEIDMASANSIETVTIYGGVDYEPQIQGAKTANIIVGTPGRVLDLFKKGKINADELEYFVLDEADRMLDMGFQDELEQIISHLPDHKQNLLFGATIPRSLKKMCDRYDIDPETIRIEKSEHTRNLDEKYVNANRDEKLSMLYTFLKKRDRDLSVVFCKTKNTTRWLADKLRKNNIDAQELNGDMNQNQREDVLERFEKGDIKVVVATDVAARGIDVDDVTHVFNYDVPDKADTYTHRIGRAGRQGREGEAITLLEKNDHQKFRKIKKKLDIPRIDEKPDLLDARV encoded by the coding sequence ATGAATTTCAAAGAACTAGGTATTTCCAGGCCTGTAAAGGAGAACCTGGAAGCAAATGATATTACAGAACCGACAGAAGTACAGCAAAAAGCAATACCAAAAGTAAAAGAAGGAAAAGACCTGATGGTCGAATCAGAAACAGGATCAGGTAAAACACTCGCCTTCTCACTACCACTAATCGAAAAAATCGACGGAGACCACACACAAGCACTAATCCTATCTCCTACAAGAGAGCTAGCCAAACAGATCTCAGCAGAGATCGACATGGCCTCCGCAAATTCAATCGAAACAGTAACAATCTACGGAGGAGTCGACTACGAACCACAGATCCAAGGAGCAAAAACCGCCAACATCATAGTAGGAACACCAGGAAGAGTACTAGACCTGTTCAAAAAAGGAAAAATTAACGCAGACGAACTAGAGTACTTTGTACTGGATGAAGCCGACAGAATGCTTGACATGGGATTCCAGGATGAACTCGAACAGATAATAAGTCATCTGCCTGATCACAAGCAGAATCTCCTATTCGGGGCTACTATCCCAAGAAGCCTGAAGAAGATGTGCGACCGCTATGACATCGACCCGGAGACAATCAGGATAGAGAAATCGGAGCACACCAGGAACCTGGATGAAAAATATGTGAATGCCAATAGAGACGAAAAACTCTCCATGCTATACACATTCCTCAAAAAACGGGACAGAGACCTTTCCGTAGTATTCTGTAAGACTAAGAACACAACCCGATGGTTAGCGGATAAACTAAGGAAAAACAACATTGATGCACAGGAGTTAAACGGCGATATGAACCAGAACCAGAGAGAAGATGTTCTAGAAAGATTCGAGAAAGGAGACATCAAAGTAGTTGTAGCTACGGATGTCGCGGCACGTGGAATAGATGTAGATGATGTAACGCATGTCTTCAACTATGATGTACCTGACAAAGCCGACACATACACCCATAGAATCGGAAGAGCCGGCAGACAGGGCCGAGAAGGAGAAGCCATAACACTCCTGGAGAAAAATGACCACCAGAAATTCAGGAAGATCAAGAAGAAGTTAGATATCCCCAGAATCGATGAGAAACCGGATTTACTGGATGCTAGAGTCTAA